caattacaactaaaaaaaattaaaagagatatttattattCCTGATTGCATAATATAGGTATAAGTGCCAGctacagagtttctgttttgtgCTCTGAGTTATATGTATGAGAACcctacactttcttctcattacAGTCTGTGTCCGTACCTGCTAATCTAAATCCAGCAAGGAATTTATATGGTGTGACACAGTTGACTTTATAGAGGATGCTTCTTTTTGCTGcatctgtttaaaatttttcttccacgatgtctgttttctgcttttcctctttttggaaactgattttttttcctcctgaagcaGTTTCAAATGACACAGAACATTGGCATTCTTCCTTCTGTTGTATCTTCTAGGTTCAGGGATGTTCCCCTCCCAGGTGTCCAAGTTGTTCTCCCTCTACCTCCAGAGAATCAACTGCCCCACTTCGTAGCGTCACCTTTCCCCCATCATTCTCTACTGCAGCAAGGCTTTTTGTCTGGAATGGTCATGTACAAGAGGGGCaagaaacttttataaaactccacTTTATCCCACTAGGGCTACCAAAGGATCAAGGAATGAATCAGCAGCGTACTCAAAAAAGTGGTTATTATCTTATGATACAAAACTCAGCCTCGGGAGAATTCAGATGTGGTTGAACAGAATGAAGTTTGAGTCTTCTGTACACCCTTTGGCTAGAGTATGCAGAGGATGTACCAACTAGGCTGTCTCAGGATATccttactggaaaaaaagaagcaggcCAGGAATAATCAGGACAGAGccataaatttccaaaatagggaaaaactttatttattatttgttattttactttatggctGTTTTTGAGTCTTCAATtcaatggaatttaattttatatatagtaagAGGGCAGgatccaattttaattttgttagataATCTATTACCATACCATCCTTTTCTATAATCTGCAGTATCAGCTTTTCTATTAATCAAGTTTCCATGTATGTGTCTGTCCTTGTCTCTTGATCCTTTTTTATTGGCTTAATAATTGTCCCCACACTGTCCTAATTActaaacttttctaatatttctggCTATCTGATTGGTGAGTCTTCcaaccttgttttttaaaattatctttgcttttcttaattCTTATCCCTTGGTGTGTCTATATTAATTTTGGAATCTGCTTTTGTTagatcactttctctctctctttctctctctctctctctctctctctctctctctctctctcacacacacacacacacacacacacacacacccattactgtttatattggaattgcattgtctTTATAACCAACTTGGggagaatttcatctttataatattaaatcttttaaGCCATGAGCACAGCACACCTCTCCTGTTTGAGGAACATCTCCTTAAAAACATGATATACTAGtgcagggggggggggaagaacctgacttctctgtcaccctatacacaaaagttaattttagatGGATCATAGACCTCAACATAAAAGCTAAATCCATAAaggttctagaagaaaacaagaaatgttttactttgaaGTAGGCAGAGATTTCTTAGGCCATGAAAAGCATGAGACataaagggaggaaaagaaggtaaAGTATTAGACTTTACCAAAtatctaaaaacctctgcttaTCAAAagatttaaggaagaaaataagttagCAAACTACAAACTAGGAGAAAGTATATGCAGTGCATAATTATGActatataagaaaggaaagaagcaacctgtttttaaaatggacaaaaatctTGAATAATGTTAGTCAGCatctatatatcagagagaacatttgacatttggtttgggtgaattggcttatttcatttagcatgataatatccatttctatccatataccagcaaatgccataatttcattcttctttatgactaatattccattgtgtatatgtaacacattttttttatccattcatctgttgaaggatacctaggttggttccatagcttagctattatgaattgagtttttgtaaacattgatatggctgtgtcactatggtatgctgattttaagtcttttggatatatgctgaagagtgggatgactgggtcaaatggtggttccactgtaagttttctgaggaatcttcatactgtttccaatagtggttgcaccaatttgcagtgccaccagcaatgtatgagtgtacctttttctctatatcttcaccaacatttattgttacttatattcttgataattgccattcagtCAGGGACCATTTTATTTCACTGactacatttggcaatgtctggaaatattttgatTGTCATGATTGGAAGGAGGAGTGTCATGCTATTGGCATCTATTTGGTAGAGGCCACAGAGGCTGCAGGGCACAGGACATAAATAGCCTGCAGTGCACAGGATGTTGCTCCGAACTGCCCACCAAAACATAGGGTTATTTGGTCCAAAATGATTAGTACCAAGGTTGGGAAACCTTGTTCTAGAACCTACCCTTATCACCAAAGCTGAGCCAGCATCAATCAGATTTTTGACTGTACACATAGTCCAAATCAATTGCTCAGACTTGGCATTTTCACATGTTAAGTATTTCTTCCTGACAGACTTAGtatcaaattttcataaatatatgtaatctgggctggggatgtggctcaagtggtagtgcgctcacctggcatgtttgcggcccaggttcgatcctcaacaccacatacaaacaaagatgttgtgtctgccgataactgaaaaataaatattaaaaaattctctctccgtctctctcaaaataaataaataaataaataaataaataaataaataaataaataaataaataaaatcttaaatttggagTTAAAAGTCCACAAATCCAAACATGTCCAAAGTCAAAATTATATGTATCATTTCTGTTAAATTTAAGTTGctataggttttgtttttaacttgcatTAAGTATCCAAACAAATTACCTTTGTCACCATTCTTTAAAGTATATGTGAGGGGAATGGATCAGGGGAAACACATGATAGtaattgatcttttttctttctccacagaaTGACAGGCAGAGACTTTTTCTCTTGTTTCCCAGAACTCTATCCCTTCCTTCTAAAACAGCTGGAAGCTGTAGCCAGTACAGTGGACAGGTAAAAAGTTTTTCAGAAGCCCATGATGATTTCTTCTGTTAAGAGTTATTTtctgccaggtgcggtggtacaggcctataatcccggcagctcaggaggctgaggcaggaggatttcgagttcaaagccaccctcagcaaaagtgaggtgctaagtaactcagtgagaccctgcctttaaataaaatacaaaacagggctggggatgtggttcagtggtccagtgcccctgagttcaacccctagtaccacccCCCAGAATCCCCCAAAGAAGAGGGCTTCCAGTCTCATCAGGGCAGTTAGAGAAGTTCATCGTTGCCCTTTCAACCACACCCTATCACTGGTAGTGGGATTTTTAGTATGGACATTAGAACATGTGCCATTATATTCTGCCAGGGGTATTTGCatattgtgtgaatatatgtgaATAGTctgtaataggaaaataaaattatatcaatgagtttttcttctgtttatgatACATTTCCTCATATTAGTAGTTTGTGCAGACAGACTTTGGCCCTAGTATGTTCATGCCTTAAATACATTTGGACACCAAAAGTTTCACATTTCATACTCAAGAGTAGTAGACTCTGCTTAAGCAAATGACTGACTTAGAGAAGAAAATCATGTGCAAGAGCCCAATCCCTGATTTTTCCTAgagttttttcccttttgatgaaTACTAGGAAGATAtgaaatgaatggagaaaaaagtgaaaaaaaaggaaaactcaaaagaGTCTCACTTCATatacagaattaattaattacttaatgagAAAGGGTTTGAAGATAGTGCCTCAATTATTAAAGTTCAGATCTTTTGTGtacatccactttttttttcagtgatctgGGGCAATTGGACCATCACCCAAGCATGTTCCTGTTACTTTTGGTGCTGGAGAGACTGTACCCCTCCCTGATGGATGGCACCTCTTCTGCTCTCAGCATGGTACCTTTTGTTCCCTTCATTATGAGGTagtatcatcctaagtgaaaataCTGGGGGTGGTCATGGGAATTTTGTGAggatattttagtttgtttttatttcagaaattattatataataagagatgttaattaattagtttatgtttttccttGGAAGGGATCTTGTATAGACAGGAGCAGGAGGCTTATTGCCCCTGTCCCAGACTACCCTCCAGTGTTTTAGTGGAAGGTTCTTCTCTCCTGGGTGCACCCACTGTGTAAATAGTGTTTTCCTTGGAGACCTGCCTGCTAATGGGTGTGTGGTACTGATACAAGGTACTCTTTTGAAAAACATAGCCTGGGTATTTGCATTATCCCTGTGTTGAGCTCACCCAGCATGGTGCAGACTTGCTCCTGGCATATAGCCCCTGTTGAGCAGTTCAAGAGGACATCAGGACACCTGGTTCTTCACTTGGAGGAATGTGCTAGGGCATGCAGGGGTGGCTTGTTGATGGCAATGCCATGTAGTACAAGTTCCCACTCATCTCCTTCAAGCTTGGAGTGcctaaaaaatgaaacatgaacaTAGAATATGCATGGAATTCAGAAACAGGCTTTCCTGCTTCGGGAGCCCATGGCCCCAGTTTTCATTTTGGATTAAACACCACAATAAGCAGGCCTTCAAAAAGTATTCACATTTTCTTGAGAAACACTCTGGAAGCCTATAGTACTGGTTAACTTTTACCTTTCTGCTTACTTCTTGACAAAACGGcaacttcattttattgtatccactgaaaattgAAATGGACTTGGAGCAGAAGGATAAGAATACCAAACTCAAGAGAgtgtgtttattatttatgtggtgctctgGGTTCTACTTCTGGTTTCACAGAGCCGACTTATGCAGTTTATTGTGAGAAACCATTAAACATGAGATTCTGACGTGTGATTGCTGTGGCCATTTGCTTGCAACAAGTCCTGGCTGTGGCTCTGTTATCTTTGATCACAGAGATGACTCACTCAAgctggttttgtttcctgatacACAAAGTTACCAGTCTCcttcattcagcatttggtgATTCATTTTAGGAATTTGGGTGGTCAGTTTTACTTTCAGGTTCCCTTTTATGACtatctgggggaaaaaacccaAGATATAGTTTTAGAAAGTTAATGTAAGGGGGAAACGCAGAGAATCCCAGTGTacattacaaacaaaaatatgccatggagggctggagatgtggctcaagcggtagcgtgcttgcctggcatgcgtgcggcccgggttcgatcctcagcaccacataccaacaaagatgttgtgtcctctgagaactaaaaaataaatattaaaaattctctctctctctctctccccctctctcattctctcttaaaaaaaatatgccatggaACTTGGTCATCAGTCTGTGTTGAAAACATTGTttgcaggagtttttttttttctttttttttctttttcctatcagACTATGATGTGTTGGATCCTGGAAGCCACAAATTactgcattaaaaatatctttctaaacttatttgtttacatataatCAGAATGCACATACTACTTATtatcttaaaagcaaatattatatacaacaaaattgtattaatatagaaaatttaaatactactttGGAGCTACTGTACttagtgtgttttttaaaaaacaaaaactaaaaagacacaAAGTAAGAAGTTTTTAATCATATTGTCCTGATGAAAATGTTGTAGTCAATAGTTGCTTTCTGCCTGAATACAGATTTATAGTGCACCACCAGAGGAGAAGCTCTGCAGTGGATTCCTTAGTTGGTCAGTAGGCTGGGATTCATTGAGGGTACGTGTGTCATAAAgcaatgtttctcaaattttaagttataaagatACCACTTGGGAATCTCAtgaattctgattcagtagagTCTGGGATGGGCCTGAAAATCTGCCTTTCAAACAGACTTCCGGGTAATATGATCCTGCTGGTctaaggaccacactttgagtagcggGATTACATTTGGAATATTAAACACCATCAGAGTCATGTACACAGAGACATTTAATAAACTAGACAGGAGTAGGGTCACACTTGGATGTACTTGGTTAGGCTATTTAAGGAGttttataaaagtagattttGACTCAGGAGTGTAGAATAAGCAAAGATGTATTCtgagcagagaggtcattagaaaaaagcctgctttttttttttttgtttaccatGACTTCTAGAGGAGGAGTTTTCACTCCTATTTTTCCCattgaggaaattgaggtttAGAGAGTGAGCCAGTTGCAGAGTTGAaatttgaacccaagagtgcagGGCTTTGTCAGGAGTATTATATGTACTCTTTCTATTACACCAAAATAACCAGCTCCCTTTTGAGTTGCCATGCACTTAAGCCACATTGAATGTGCCTGTGAGGCTTGAATGTTATGCAATGAAGAGAGACTGAAGACTATGTCTCCAGTCACTGCATCTGAATACAGGTTGTTTTCAGGGTGTATCCATTGGTGAGATTGCGCATCATTTTGCTTTTCCAGTACTAAAGGTTAGTTGATTGGGTTTATCAGCCATATGTAATCAGACACACATCTGTGGGATGGTGGTCCATGGCCAAATACACTCTTGTCCCTTGACCATCTACTGTGGTAAATGGAAGGAGCCTagattaaaattagaatatcCAGTTCTGAGTAGCATCAATTTGCTATAGCAACAACCTATGCTACCCCAAAATGTTCACTGGGGAGATGAACTATAagtggatctttaaaaaatagcaaatttgataaaaatgcaCACACTTGATTTAATGACCTCAGAAAACATTACTCATTAAGAATGTAAAAGATTGATTATGAATCCTATTATTCCAAAGCAATGTTTGTGGTTCTGATGAAGactgagcagttttgatttggggTAGCTGTTGAAAATATGGATGTACACATGGGAAATAGGTGGTGTTTTATCTTGATAGCATCCTTAATGGGAACATAAGTACTTAGAAGAGCTCTCATTAGACCCAAGGATACTCTGAATCtagctaaagagaaaattttcaggtaGTGGGAGTTGCACAGTTGCTTTGACCATACTAAAGTGAATCCTACAATGCAAAGATGATTAAAAGCCTAACAACAGCTTTTATTTCCCTTGATTTATGTATGCTTACCTGCTATTTCTATCCTCTCTGCATTGCTAagtaccatttgtatttttagtcctttgttccacatttaagaatatatccaagcttaaggtttttgttgttgttgactgaAATATTAGAAATCTCTGGTTTGGATTTTCTAGTTGCGTGTATGTGCTTGCGTGCACACAGTTATAATTGTTGCAACATCTTAGGacagaaataattatattaatccCAACATCttgtttacaaattttctttaatccaGTGTATTTTATGTGCCTGATGTTTTGCTGGATCCAGGTCCGCAGtcctttaatatattaatatgataacTCCGATTTAGGACTATTCACCCTTCAGTTGAAATACCACAGAGCATAGtaattcatgttttcaaaggaaatgtgTCTGGCTTTGTGACACGCTCACTAGTGCCCACTGTCTGGGGCTTTCTAGACACTAGAAGTCTTTTCAGAGACTAAAATGTCTCCTGACATGCATCTTTGAATTCCTTTTCACAGGCAAGTTTCAAGTTTCCCTTGAAGAACTGTAAGAAACCACATATGCCCCAAACCTAGGATCCTGGAGTCTTGAACAGAGCAAAGACCCAGGACTCAAAAGACTGGGTTCTGTCCAGGTTCTGCCATTTACTAGTTGTGACACTTGTACAAAGCTCtttattctctgcaacagcctgGTGATCTGTTTGAGGGAGCTGGGGCAGTTGGGAAAGTGGCTCTGTTGCTGAAAACTGAAATTGGAGCATCTGATTAATATCTGTGGAGAAACTCTGTCGTtgcctttcatttgcttttgtggTTGCTTTTAAAaggtcttccctcccaccctcagcaCTACACCTTTGGGcttattttcattacaaatgaCTTTCAGCACCTCTTTTTCCCAATCCATTTTAGTCATTGTTCTCTTAAAGAAGTTTTCAGTGTAATCTACTCTTTTTCTGACAAACACTAAAGTACAAATAGCAATACAGTCTTAAACACATGGTATAGGAATTACCTATAGGGACCTATGTAGTAGAAACTTGTttagatgaaatatgaaaatctagctgacaaagaatggaaaaatacatgttttatgtatttttaaaatatttcatggaaacttcctctcttataagagaggaaggtgggaatataaaaattgagagaaaggatgggagaggaggggaggagtagtggggataggaagggcagcagaatagaatagacattatgattgatgtatgtacattccatgttatctattatatgtcaaattacattctgctgtcatgtatgactaaaaaaaaaataaaaatgaatcgtatggttaaaaaaaaatcctctgcaagATTacaaccctcccccccaaaaaaaataaaatagttgatttttttaagattgtgTCATTGGGAAGTAATATtgactcttgttttgttttctttgaaagttaTATAATTCAGGTATTACCACTTTAGTCCTTACCCAGGCTATGAAGTGAAACAGCTCATTTTCCACGGTAGTGTGTTGGGGCTTTTGCAGGAGGCAGTAGCTGACTTCTCCTTCTATTTGTGATTGTAACACTGGAAACTCTCCTTCAAGATTGCACATCAAATTTCTATCGGCCATATTCCCAGCATCCTTGTAGATAAATAAAggacaaggtttttttttttttttacagagaaataaagaagcagagtGGCTACAGCACTGCTGAGCTGGAAGTCAGAAAAGTCCTCATTTTCTGTCCATCTCAGCTCCGGATCACCTCCCCTCCTCTATAGCCTTTGTcattaaacctcttttcttgccATTCATCACAACTGTAATGTGCTATCATGCTCAGTCTCCCTAAGTAAATCTTAATCTCTTTGCACACAGAAATAGTTGTGgggtttctgtgtttttttgtgggttgtggtacttttctataatttgtttggATGCAGAGCTAGACAGAGTCacgtaaaaatgaatcaaattttgaaattgtgaCTTTTTGTCTGAGCAGTTGTGTATCTCTGAAGTACACAAGGGATTCCTAGTCCTACTATATTAGAGCCACATTTTGTATCCCACTGGTTACTAGTTATGTAGAAAAGAGGCCCTGATAAGTTTCATATTTTACCTAGCTTTTGAGGAATATTATGTTCTAATATAAGCtctgacattttgtttatattgtgacTTCCCCTCTTtgaccctgtttccttttctgtcaaaTTAAGATATTGGCCTTGTTGTTACCTAGGTCTGCTCTGGCCTCATGAGCCTGTGACCTGAGACCTTCCTGGACTGTAAACTTCTCTCCCCTGATTGCTTTTTAGGGACTCCTGTGGAAGCCCATCTTTCTGTCCCCTGCTGCATGTTTTAGAGCCATATGAGAGAAGCCTGGATTGATAAGAGTAGGAGAGGgggtattttttctgtttaaaatcatagaattataaGTAAGCCAAAACAGGTGGAAAAATCCTCTCAGATTAATGCAGCTTGAATGGAAGACTCATGCAGGAGAGCCCTGTGTGCTTCAGTGTGATGGGAATAAATAATTCTGCTTATGAAATAGTGCTCCTAAGtttgcttattaagaaaaattttagagagaggaaggagttggTAGTATAATGGAGAGAGAGGGcacttccttaaatatatttcttcaatattcagttgataaatgtgtatatgtaatttacGTAGGGCAACAATGTATCCTTTcaacatatgtatacatgtatacagagTTAATAATCAGATCAGGGTAAGTGGCGTATCCACCACCTTATGTTTCTTTGTGTTGGTAACATTCAAAATCTGAGAACAGACTTTTTCATCCTGCTTTGGCATGTCTCTGCTAATAAACTAGAAACTCCTGAGGCTAGAAAAGAGACATCATGGCCTATGAGTGAGACCACATACCTGTACCCAGATAAATGATGTGCAAGTGAGCCCAGAATCATGTCAGTAATTTGAGGAAAGTGTAGGATGGGAATGTTATGCCTGGGGcctacagaaggatttttcaatagaaaagaaaatattttattaatgaccaAACCAGTTGTGTTGATATCAGACTGGATCATTAAATGTATCACTTGCTGAGAACTAGTAAGGATTCCCAAAGAATAAGTCATGCCTGAGTCACCTCATTGTTAATGCGATTACTAGGATGGTGGATATAGATAGTGcagctttatttaatatttgatttacttaAATGAAAACAGACTAGATTGCATGTTTATCAAATTTGTGTGTGAAGTAAACATTACAGGCAAgggaatagaaaatcaaaatagtttTCAAGCATAGGCATGACAAACACAATTTCAGCCTTGTGGCCGTTACCTCTGTGTGGCTATTACttctgtgtggctggaggggaaggGTTCAGTTGAAAGCCATATACTCTAGTTTCCATTTAATTTGtgatgtgttgtttttgtttgattgtttatatGTCTGATATAGTCCATAATTGaaaagtaatattcaaaatagCTTTAGATTGATGGGCTGAGACTATCAAGATAACATTTAATAGAGATATGtatcatattctgattttttcaattaaaaaatcatacacatgCAAAATGAGGGATATCTGGCTTCATGGaagtttttatgaaaagtaaacaacaaaaaagtcttgtGGAATGGGATTTCCTTGTGACCTGTGACAATTGTAGTGTGACAATTGCCACTTTTTGATAGCAGAGGCAATAATCCCCCTGAACTCCGTTGCTTAAACTAAACCCcacattattctgtttattattctGCTCTGGGATCCCCATTTTAGAAGGGTCATTGATAAACTAATATTTATCCAGGCGAGGTGACCAACATAAGGAGGAAGCTAAACATCTGGAAATCATTAGAATGGAGAAGACTTAGAGGCAACGTGGTGATTGTCTTTACATACTTGATTGTCTTTACATACTTGAGGGCAGAAGGCACacaatttatttctttctttttttttccttctcgataaaatagttggagatttcagcttt
This region of Ictidomys tridecemlineatus isolate mIctTri1 unplaced genomic scaffold, mIctTri1.hap1 Scaffold_95, whole genome shotgun sequence genomic DNA includes:
- the LOC144374913 gene encoding tRNA (32-2'-O)-methyltransferase regulator THADA-like isoform X2, coding for MKEKMTGRDFFSCFPELYPFLLKQLEAVASTVDSDLGQLDHHPSMFLLLLVLERLYPSLMDGTSSALSMVPFVPFIMSPTHLC
- the LOC144374913 gene encoding tRNA (32-2'-O)-methyltransferase regulator THADA-like isoform X1 — protein: MKEKMTGRDFFSCFPELYPFLLKQLEAVASTVDSDLGQLDHHPSMFLLLLVLERLYPSLMDGTSSALSMVPFVPFIMRTVQEEVICFGTNYGNISR